One genomic segment of Candidatus Schekmanbacteria bacterium includes these proteins:
- a CDS encoding ABC transporter ATP-binding protein — MPIINTSSLTKIYEKNIVAVDTLNLSINEGEIFGLLGPNGAGKSTAIKMLCGIINPTSGDGDVMGFSLSREREKIKEKIGYMSQKFGLYNDLTVYENMRFYANIYSTSRNEAKDNVSFVMEKFGFEQYRSTKAEKLSGGWKQRLALCCSIVHRPKLLFLDEPTAGVDPVSRRTMWDYLYKLNSIGTTLFVTTHYMEEAERCTRIGFINNGKLLACDSPDKLKAGTLPYKIFAVKTKSLSRAFEVLKHIADIEDSNIYGDSIHIVTGSPEKVLPAIGAELKSSGIELEGIDEIAPSIEDIFVYLSK; from the coding sequence ATGCCAATAATCAATACATCTTCTCTTACCAAGATCTACGAGAAAAACATCGTAGCTGTCGACACCCTCAACCTTTCAATAAATGAAGGTGAGATATTCGGACTTCTTGGTCCCAATGGCGCAGGTAAAAGCACAGCAATAAAAATGCTCTGCGGAATCATTAACCCCACATCAGGCGATGGCGATGTGATGGGCTTTTCGCTTTCCCGGGAGAGGGAAAAAATAAAAGAAAAAATCGGCTACATGTCGCAGAAGTTCGGGCTCTATAATGACCTCACCGTTTATGAGAACATGCGCTTCTACGCCAACATCTATTCTACATCGCGCAATGAGGCAAAGGACAATGTCAGCTTTGTAATGGAAAAATTCGGCTTTGAGCAATACCGCAGCACAAAGGCTGAAAAACTCTCGGGGGGATGGAAACAGCGCCTTGCTCTATGCTGTTCAATCGTTCATAGACCGAAGCTTCTTTTCCTTGATGAGCCTACGGCAGGAGTTGACCCTGTATCAAGACGCACCATGTGGGATTATCTTTACAAACTTAACAGCATAGGGACAACCCTTTTTGTAACAACCCATTATATGGAAGAAGCAGAACGATGCACGCGTATAGGATTTATAAACAACGGAAAGCTTCTTGCCTGCGATTCCCCAGATAAACTAAAAGCAGGAACCCTTCCCTATAAAATATTCGCAGTAAAAACAAAATCACTAAGCCGTGCATTCGAAGTTTTAAAGCATATCGCAGACATCGAAGATTCCAACATTTATGGCGACAGTATACACATAGTGACAGGCTCACCTGAGAAAGTATTGCCTGCTATAGGGGCAGAGCTTAAATCTTCAGGGATAGAGCTTGAAGGGATAGATGAGATAGCCCCTTCAATCGAAGACATCTTCGTTTATCTTTCTAAATAA
- a CDS encoding efflux RND transporter periplasmic adaptor subunit, whose translation MKTVTINRILCYKNIMRLFRIISVILFSLITLSACENKESASSIIKATGTIEATEVEVRSKVAGTIEQRLFDEGTQVKKGDLLCSLDIEEQQINLETQKQRAQAQEKKYDLLRNGYRKAEIESQAAIVSEYKNSFDEAEREYKRIKELYEKAVASKRDFDKAETDMNVWDKRIKEAQAQLSILKDGYRKEDINSALASTNAERSALGMIEKYIRDAKITAPIDGTVTEKLAEKGEFIREGSPVALITDLQDIWLTIYIPETDYGRIKLGQEASVEIDSFPGKRFSGKIIYISKDAEFTPKNVQTQADRVKLVYEVKVRLDNKDGSFKPGMIADAYVETK comes from the coding sequence ATGAAAACTGTTACCATTAACAGGATTTTATGTTATAAAAATATCATGAGATTATTTCGTATTATATCTGTTATTCTTTTTTCTCTTATCACACTATCAGCCTGCGAAAATAAAGAATCTGCAAGCTCAATCATCAAAGCAACAGGGACCATCGAAGCAACAGAGGTTGAAGTTCGCTCAAAGGTGGCAGGTACAATAGAGCAGCGTCTCTTTGACGAAGGGACACAGGTCAAAAAAGGCGACCTTCTTTGCTCATTGGACATTGAAGAGCAGCAGATTAACCTTGAAACGCAAAAGCAGCGAGCTCAAGCTCAAGAAAAAAAGTATGACCTTTTGCGCAACGGATACCGCAAGGCTGAAATAGAATCGCAGGCAGCAATCGTAAGCGAGTATAAAAACAGCTTTGATGAAGCAGAGCGCGAATACAAAAGGATAAAAGAACTTTACGAAAAAGCCGTGGCATCAAAACGCGATTTCGATAAAGCTGAAACCGACATGAATGTCTGGGATAAAAGGATAAAAGAAGCGCAAGCCCAGCTTTCTATTCTCAAAGACGGATACAGGAAGGAAGACATCAATTCCGCTCTTGCTTCCACCAATGCCGAACGTTCTGCCCTTGGTATGATAGAGAAATATATTCGAGATGCAAAGATCACTGCTCCTATCGACGGGACAGTGACAGAAAAACTTGCAGAAAAAGGGGAATTCATAAGGGAAGGCTCACCTGTTGCCCTTATCACAGACCTTCAGGATATATGGCTTACAATCTACATACCTGAAACTGACTATGGCAGGATAAAGCTCGGTCAAGAAGCGTCAGTCGAGATTGACTCTTTCCCGGGGAAACGTTTTTCCGGAAAGATAATCTACATCTCGAAAGATGCAGAGTTCACCCCAAAAAATGTCCAGACACAGGCGGACAGGGTGAAGCTTGTATACGAAGTAAAAGTAAGGCTCGATAATAAAGACGGATCATTCAAACCCGGAATGATCGCCGACGCATACGTAGAGACGAAGTAA
- the hisC gene encoding histidinol-phosphate transaminase, protein MIKEIVRKQILKLKPYAPEERGFPVMLDANESPFQLPAGIKAGIMKKAGELAFNRYPDPLGNDLKKAISRTLSVTSDKIVLGNGSDELILYLIAAFGRRGYNVLYPVPTFSMYGIIANCLGSNGTGIPLTEKFELDRSAFIKMLKERKISIVFFSYPNNPTGNCFSRETILETIKTFKGIVVVDEAYGDFSGKTFLPLINKYRNLVILKTFSKIGLSSLRLGYLISNTEVTGIVEKVRLPFNVNSFSQACGEVFASKKKTMQKHIDEIIKGREYLFKELRKLPGILPFNSEANFILFRAEGKSSFLHHELKKRGILIRNLNQKGLLNDCLRVTVGTVSENRIFIKAMTELCKRSEK, encoded by the coding sequence ATGATCAAAGAAATTGTAAGAAAACAGATATTGAAGCTTAAGCCCTATGCGCCTGAAGAGAGAGGCTTTCCGGTGATGCTTGATGCCAATGAAAGTCCCTTTCAGCTCCCGGCGGGGATAAAAGCCGGGATAATGAAAAAAGCCGGGGAGCTTGCATTCAACCGCTATCCTGACCCGCTGGGCAATGATCTTAAAAAAGCCATATCGCGTACACTCTCTGTGACTTCTGACAAGATTGTGCTTGGCAATGGTTCTGATGAGCTGATACTTTATTTAATCGCAGCCTTCGGACGCCGCGGATATAATGTGCTCTATCCGGTTCCGACATTTTCCATGTACGGCATAATTGCAAATTGTCTTGGAAGCAATGGAACAGGAATACCGCTTACAGAAAAATTCGAACTTGACCGGAGCGCATTCATTAAGATGTTAAAGGAGAGGAAAATCTCCATAGTCTTTTTCAGCTATCCAAACAACCCCACAGGGAACTGCTTTTCACGGGAGACGATCCTTGAAACGATAAAAACATTTAAAGGGATTGTCGTAGTTGATGAGGCATACGGGGATTTTTCTGGCAAAACATTTCTGCCTTTAATTAATAAATACAGGAACCTTGTAATTTTAAAAACTTTTTCCAAGATAGGCTTAAGCAGTCTGAGGCTTGGTTATCTTATAAGCAACACTGAAGTGACAGGTATAGTAGAAAAGGTGAGGCTTCCTTTTAATGTTAATTCCTTTTCACAGGCTTGCGGCGAAGTATTTGCAAGTAAGAAAAAAACCATGCAGAAGCATATTGATGAAATAATCAAGGGGCGTGAATATCTTTTCAAAGAACTCAGGAAACTGCCGGGAATATTGCCTTTCAACAGCGAAGCAAACTTTATTCTGTTCAGGGCAGAGGGTAAAAGCAGCTTTTTACATCACGAGCTTAAAAAACGGGGAATACTGATACGAAATCTTAATCAAAAAGGACTTTTAAACGACTGCCTTCGCGTAACAGTAGGCACGGTTTCAGAAAACCGCATTTTTATTAAAGCGATGACGGAGCTTTGTAAAAGGAGTGAGAAATGA
- a CDS encoding pyridoxamine 5'-phosphate oxidase family protein — protein MKNMDNEEIEKLMTTVGDGVLALAENNVPYCIPFGFVYIEGRVYLSMFPMGKKWEMYKKNNKVCFNVFCWKDDHSEWYSVVIDGEMVQVKDLKVIEKVVLANMKKVGLDEAHLQKRMAYYEKNIDNPKGVKIFRIETENMTGMKMHTLIGS, from the coding sequence ATGAAAAATATGGATAATGAAGAAATTGAAAAACTTATGACAACCGTCGGAGATGGTGTCCTTGCGCTGGCAGAAAACAATGTGCCTTACTGTATCCCTTTCGGGTTCGTTTATATTGAAGGGAGGGTTTATCTTTCAATGTTTCCCATGGGGAAAAAATGGGAGATGTATAAAAAAAATAACAAGGTCTGTTTCAATGTTTTCTGCTGGAAGGATGATCACAGCGAGTGGTACTCGGTAGTCATTGACGGGGAAATGGTACAGGTAAAAGACCTCAAGGTAATTGAAAAAGTTGTCCTGGCAAACATGAAGAAGGTCGGGCTTGACGAAGCACATCTCCAGAAGAGAATGGCTTATTATGAAAAGAACATAGATAACCCTAAAGGTGTTAAGATATTCAGGATAGAAACTGAAAATATGACCGGAATGAAAATGCATACATTGATAGGCTCTTAA
- a CDS encoding MBL fold metallo-hydrolase, protein MKKIKSIIGGAVHVLGTPFIPVYLIKGKDYAIIEGGLSMMWHIVKRQLSNLNVETQDISHLLFAHSHLDHVGMARLMKKENPNLHIAGTKEIAQALAAEVYNDSMKRMDENFEKILNLKFPPDHEASRSEKINVDVILEEDKPLDLGNGIKIEVIKTPGHSPCSTCVYIRDKQTMFISDSAGLILSGTQMMPMIFYSYKKLISSLENLSKYDVDTICLGHFAVIEGADAKDFFRKAKSDAAAFRDFVLKAYENKKEIGEVVKLLEPEYKKGNVASLPDIFFEGSAQTMVIILLREEGMI, encoded by the coding sequence ATGAAAAAAATAAAAAGTATCATAGGCGGCGCGGTGCATGTTCTGGGAACTCCTTTTATCCCTGTCTATCTTATAAAAGGAAAAGATTATGCCATCATTGAAGGCGGACTTTCCATGATGTGGCATATCGTAAAACGTCAGTTGTCAAATCTTAACGTGGAAACACAGGACATAAGCCATCTCCTCTTCGCCCACTCCCACCTCGACCACGTAGGTATGGCAAGGCTCATGAAAAAAGAAAACCCTAACCTTCATATAGCAGGCACAAAAGAAATTGCACAAGCACTTGCAGCAGAAGTTTACAATGATTCCATGAAAAGGATGGATGAGAATTTTGAAAAAATATTGAACCTCAAATTTCCGCCTGACCACGAAGCATCAAGAAGTGAGAAGATAAATGTGGATGTCATCCTTGAAGAAGACAAACCGCTTGACTTAGGGAATGGGATAAAGATTGAGGTCATTAAAACCCCCGGCCATTCCCCTTGCAGTACCTGCGTCTATATTCGGGATAAACAGACAATGTTCATAAGCGACTCGGCAGGGCTTATTCTTTCAGGAACACAGATGATGCCTATGATTTTCTACAGCTACAAAAAACTTATCTCATCCCTTGAAAATCTCTCAAAATATGATGTTGATACCATATGTCTCGGGCATTTCGCTGTCATTGAGGGAGCAGATGCAAAAGATTTTTTCAGAAAAGCAAAGTCTGACGCCGCAGCATTCAGGGACTTCGTGCTGAAAGCCTATGAAAACAAAAAGGAGATAGGCGAAGTTGTAAAGCTCCTGGAACCTGAATACAAGAAAGGAAATGTGGCAAGCCTGCCCGATATTTTCTTTGAGGGCTCTGCACAGACAATGGTAATAATATTATTAAGAGAAGAAGGAATGATTTAA
- a CDS encoding prepilin-type N-terminal cleavage/methylation domain-containing protein, whose product MRATKGFTLIELMIVVAIIGILAAIAIPNFLTYQAKAKQSEAKNNLSAIYLAEVSYFGEHDAFCTTFAQTGWVSGGITRYEYFLSATETAGSVSGLTMPADVAVATKSFTIGATGNIDSDNTYDIWTMNDKMSLVNVTDDVTNN is encoded by the coding sequence ATAAGAGCTACAAAAGGTTTTACTCTGATCGAGCTCATGATTGTTGTAGCTATCATAGGAATTCTTGCTGCAATTGCCATCCCAAATTTCTTAACCTATCAGGCTAAGGCAAAGCAGTCTGAGGCAAAAAACAATCTTTCAGCTATTTACCTGGCAGAGGTATCATATTTTGGAGAACATGATGCTTTCTGCACTACTTTTGCTCAGACCGGTTGGGTTTCAGGTGGAATTACAAGGTATGAATATTTCCTTTCAGCTACCGAAACAGCGGGCTCGGTAAGCGGACTTACTATGCCTGCCGACGTAGCGGTAGCCACAAAAAGTTTTACCATTGGAGCAACCGGCAACATAGATTCAGATAACACATATGACATATGGACAATGAACGACAAGATGTCCCTGGTCAATGTTACCGACGACGTAACAAATAATTAA
- a CDS encoding KUP/HAK/KT family potassium transporter, producing the protein MKQHEEESYWGGIIKALGLVFGDIGTSPIYTLTVIVILTKPSQESIYGIISLIVWTLVILVMVEYAWLAMSLSRKGEGGTIVLREILVRLIKPGRTLAFVTFLSYVGICLLLGDGVITPAISILSAVEGITLIPGLEDTSQNILIFIAAIIAVGLFIIQGKGTDKVARAFGPLMLVWFFALTLSGIFSIIEHPIVLKALNPWYAVRFMYDNGLAGFFVLSEVILCATGGEALYADMGHLGRKPIIRAWYFVFVALVVNYLGQGAFIINNPNATNILFGMVQYEVAILYIPFLILTIIATIIASQALISGVFSIVYQGINTRILPLLRVSYTSTYMKSQIYINSINWALMAAVIMIMLIFKKSENLAAAYGLAVTGTMTITGIMMTMIFAHTNKKWKVPIALLVTVADLAFLIANLNKFSHGGYWSIILASIPFITILIWTKGQQALYLALRPLDFDTFKIAYSQIYAKEKNIPGTGLFFVREWSVIPPYLVHCIIRSNIIYERNVLISIVRTDESYGLETNLNIGLAPGLDEIEIRAGYMEILDIEGILKSNGITEKVIFYGIEDIETSNIAWKLFSIIKRQTPNFVQFNKLPSAKLQGVVTRVEM; encoded by the coding sequence ATGAAGCAGCACGAAGAAGAATCCTACTGGGGCGGCATCATCAAAGCTCTGGGATTGGTTTTTGGAGACATCGGAACCAGCCCGATATACACACTCACCGTCATTGTCATCCTCACCAAACCATCACAGGAAAGTATCTACGGCATCATCTCCCTGATCGTCTGGACGCTGGTAATTCTGGTCATGGTTGAATATGCCTGGCTGGCCATGAGCCTGAGCCGCAAGGGTGAAGGTGGGACTATTGTTTTGCGAGAGATCCTCGTCAGATTGATCAAACCGGGACGCACGCTTGCCTTTGTCACCTTTCTTTCCTACGTAGGTATATGCCTGCTGCTAGGCGACGGAGTCATTACTCCTGCCATCTCCATCCTCTCGGCTGTAGAGGGTATTACTCTGATACCGGGGCTGGAAGATACCTCGCAAAATATCCTGATCTTTATCGCCGCTATCATAGCCGTCGGACTCTTCATAATTCAAGGAAAGGGAACCGACAAGGTAGCCCGGGCCTTCGGCCCGTTGATGTTGGTCTGGTTCTTTGCACTGACACTATCCGGTATATTCTCAATCATTGAGCATCCCATTGTTCTCAAGGCACTTAACCCCTGGTATGCCGTCCGGTTTATGTATGATAACGGCCTGGCAGGTTTCTTCGTACTCTCCGAGGTAATTCTCTGCGCCACCGGCGGTGAGGCACTGTATGCTGACATGGGACACCTGGGTCGGAAACCAATTATCCGGGCATGGTACTTCGTATTTGTAGCACTGGTTGTAAACTACCTGGGGCAAGGCGCTTTCATCATTAATAACCCGAACGCTACCAATATCCTTTTCGGCATGGTTCAATACGAAGTTGCCATACTCTACATCCCGTTTCTGATCCTGACAATCATAGCTACAATCATCGCCTCGCAGGCGTTGATCAGCGGGGTATTTTCCATAGTTTACCAGGGAATTAATACGCGTATTCTGCCGCTGTTGAGGGTTAGCTACACTTCTACTTACATGAAATCACAAATCTATATCAATTCCATAAACTGGGCCTTGATGGCAGCGGTGATCATGATCATGCTGATTTTTAAAAAATCAGAAAATCTGGCGGCGGCTTACGGATTGGCGGTAACCGGTACAATGACCATCACCGGAATCATGATGACCATGATCTTCGCGCACACCAACAAAAAATGGAAGGTGCCGATAGCGCTGCTGGTAACTGTGGCAGATCTGGCATTTCTGATCGCCAATCTGAATAAATTTTCCCACGGCGGCTACTGGTCGATCATTCTGGCATCCATTCCTTTCATCACTATCCTGATTTGGACCAAAGGGCAGCAGGCTCTTTACCTGGCATTGAGGCCGCTTGACTTCGACACCTTCAAGATAGCCTACAGCCAGATCTATGCCAAAGAAAAAAATATCCCCGGAACCGGCTTGTTCTTCGTCAGAGAGTGGAGCGTTATTCCCCCCTACCTGGTTCATTGCATTATCCGCTCGAACATTATTTACGAGCGCAATGTATTGATCTCCATTGTCCGCACAGATGAATCTTATGGACTGGAAACCAACCTTAACATCGGGCTGGCTCCTGGTCTGGATGAAATCGAAATCAGAGCAGGCTACATGGAAATATTGGATATAGAGGGAATTCTCAAGAGCAACGGCATTACGGAAAAAGTCATTTTCTACGGTATCGAAGATATTGAAACCAGTAATATTGCCTGGAAACTCTTCTCTATCATTAAGCGCCAGACCCCCAATTTCGTACAGTTCAACAAGCTGCCCTCTGCCAAGCTTCAGGGAGTTGTGACAAGAGTGGAAATGTAA
- a CDS encoding site-specific integrase has translation MAIFKKGDNWYIDYYVKGKRKRKKVSSSKKLAEQVLMDVHVKIAKEEYLGVYSDRKIVFEDFTKEYLDYSRANKEPSSYKRDCLSISTMKKTFEGHFLFEITPQMIEKYKAERLKSVSPATVNRELSCLKHMYTKAVEWKVVTASPLKGVKLFKEPPGRLRYLSAQDVEILLKACSNHLKPIVVMALNTGMRKSEILNLKWSQVDLKNRKLSVIKTKNNEVRVIPINETLSKELHILSKNVKSQFVFSDEFGTPFGDIKKGFAAALRRAKIEDFRFHDLRHTFGSHMVMSGVDLRTVQQIMGHKDIKMTMRYSHLSPEYVQDAISRLDSVWTLFGHQTKSENLKPRTTH, from the coding sequence ATGGCTATCTTTAAAAAAGGCGACAACTGGTACATTGATTACTACGTTAAGGGTAAACGCAAACGGAAAAAAGTTAGCTCTTCTAAAAAGCTTGCTGAGCAGGTTTTAATGGATGTTCATGTAAAGATTGCCAAAGAGGAATATCTCGGTGTCTATTCAGATCGAAAAATAGTATTTGAAGATTTTACAAAAGAATACCTCGACTACTCACGAGCAAACAAAGAACCCTCGTCATATAAACGCGATTGTCTAAGTATATCAACGATGAAAAAAACATTTGAAGGGCATTTCCTTTTTGAGATCACTCCACAGATGATTGAAAAATATAAGGCAGAGAGACTTAAAAGTGTCTCTCCAGCTACAGTAAACAGAGAACTTTCCTGCTTAAAACATATGTACACAAAAGCAGTCGAGTGGAAGGTCGTAACAGCAAGTCCATTGAAGGGGGTAAAGCTTTTTAAAGAACCTCCGGGTCGGTTGAGATATTTAAGTGCGCAGGATGTCGAGATCTTGCTTAAGGCGTGTTCGAATCATCTTAAGCCCATAGTAGTTATGGCACTTAATACCGGGATGCGTAAGTCTGAGATTTTAAATCTTAAATGGTCTCAGGTTGATCTTAAGAATAGGAAGCTTTCTGTTATTAAGACTAAAAACAATGAGGTACGTGTAATTCCTATTAATGAAACGCTATCTAAGGAATTGCATATTCTTTCAAAGAATGTTAAGAGCCAGTTTGTTTTTTCAGACGAATTTGGAACTCCATTCGGTGATATTAAAAAGGGATTTGCGGCGGCATTAAGACGCGCAAAAATAGAAGATTTCAGGTTCCATGATTTAAGGCATACGTTCGGTTCGCATATGGTTATGAGCGGAGTGGATTTGAGAACGGTTCAGCAGATAATGGGACATAAGGATATTAAAATGACTATGAGATATTCGCATTTATCGCCTGAATATGTACAGGATGCCATCAGCCGTTTGGATTCTGTATGGACACTATTTGGACACCAGACAAAATCTGAAAATCTAAAACCAAGAACAACTCATTGA